Genomic window (Rosa chinensis cultivar Old Blush chromosome 6, RchiOBHm-V2, whole genome shotgun sequence):
GCAGACAGGGATGCTTGGAATACACAGCTGGTACCGGAATTTGCTAATCTTGGCTTTGTATGCCCATGGTGGAATGAGGTATGTGTTGTTTACCAAACTCTTATCGACAACCAAAGGCCTTCGGGTGCTATTGATAAACTCTCTCATCTTATTTTGGGCAGCATGAAATGGGATGTACAATCAATCCAGCAATAGACATTCCGCGCATGGATGTCGCTATGAGGGCTGAGGAATCTCTTGAAGGTTTCACAACGGGTTTCTCGGCAAAGACGGTAATGACAGCACATCCTCTGCATTGTTTTCTCATCTGATATGACTAATCAGCTATTCTTATTCTCTGTGTTCAAGATGATTTAAGTAGAGCTGCTAACTTACCCAGATcccttgttttcttttcttcttttggcaCACTTACTTCTCTCCTTTACTGCAACAGCATGTGAATAATACTTTTTGGCACACTAATTTATGTGGAAAAATTACATTGGTGGAAAGCTGAGGTTGAATTTACTCATAAAACTGCACCTAACTTGATCAATTTATGATGTTTTAACTCTTCATTCTTCCTTTTTCCCCTCTTATGATGATGGCAGGCATTGAAAATACTGTCGGGCGATTATCGGTTAGTCTTTAGAGACTTTGATGACAAGATTAGTGAGGTGGGGGCATTGTATAATACTTTTTCCAGTTGCTTTTATGAaattttatttaagaaaatattcaaaggTTTCTCTATAGTTGTGTTAAGACAGTTAGATTTTAGAAATGTAGGTTTGCTTGTAATGCTTTTTGTTTGATATCAGACAAGTAATGGtggctttttatttatttattattattattatttactcAAGAGCTCACTCTTCACCCTCTTCTAATTTTTCCGTTGTGTGCAGAATTCAGTGTGTGATCGCTTGAACCAGTTTGTTGACAAATATGAAGAATTTGTGAGTAATCTTGCTCTGATGTTCCAGGAAAAGGAGAACAAAAAAAACAGTTTATATCCTTTGTCAAGTACCGTTAGGCAGGCACTTCTTTTCCAGCAGTTCTAATTTTTCACAATATAATGGGCGTGCAGATGCAGGTGGTTGGTCAGCAGTTCCCCTGTGAAATTAAACATAATGTAAGTCTTATTATTGTTATTGcgattaatattttttattccaCCTTTCTTTTTCTGATCTTCCCATTTCAATGTGAAGTGTGAATTATGACTTTAACTTTATTTTGAATGAGTAGGAACATTGTATTGCTATCGTGGCAAATGCACAAATATGTAGTATTATGGCGGATCTCGTGTGGGAAGTAGTTATTTCCGATAATTATGATGTTCAACAAAAGCTCGAAAGTATGTTGGGGTTTTATGAGGAGATTTCCTGATTTGAACATAATCCATACACTGATTCAGGGCCTGGACATGATGATATGATGGAACCAAGCAAATCACTGATTGATCAAATAGGCGAACTACAAATATGATAAACTCCTCTTTTATTATCCATGTTCAGTGTACATTTCAATTTGAGATTTTTACTACTTTCTATGTGACGATTTAACTTTGCGTATTCATTAATTATGCAACTCTGTTCTAGCCTTCTGGATTGAAAACATTCAGGCCAGTTTCTCCCGATGGTGCAGTGAACTACATCTGGAAAAAGGTTTACCAAAAGCTGCCAATGATTAAGGAAGCAATCCTTCGTGAAAGGAGAAAACCTACTGGTGTTTCAGTTCCACGCCGTTGTCATTGAACATGACTTATACGCCATTAATAATTCATTACTGTGTATCTTGTGTTGCAATAGTTTTGGTCTTTTTTGCGAAAATGGTATCTGATTACATGGTAATTCACATTAGTCATTCTGCCTTGTAAactactttctctctctgatGCTGCCTTCCTTTTTGGTCATCATTTGGATGACTGCTCTAGCTTGATGCTACAATCTAGAGATTTATAATGAAACGGTAGTGATGTTTCATCGGTGTAGCGATTTTATCATTGCTAGTTTTTTTTCATTATCTTGAGAGTTTTTAGCAATtgaaaaattcagaaatttaGTTAAACTTATGACTCGTCTCTTCCTATACTATTCTTTCGAAGTCCCTGTAAAAGTAGGGATGACATTTGTACCCATTGGGTATTACCCACCCAATAATAATTCACGGGTAATACCCATCAAATAATTAGTGGGTGTGGGTACTTACCCACCCATTTCTAAATTGGTAAAACTCAAACCCACCCATTTACCCATTTTTAATATgggcaggtttttttttttttttataatacttgctactattttttttttttaccaatacTTATTACtactttattgtttttctttaatcttaatatttctaattttctacCACTACAAACATTCACCCGTTTTCAATATgggcaattttttttctttatacttGCTACAAAAATCTACCACtacattattgtttttttttttatctaaataTTTCTACTTTAGTGTTAAATtagtaaattaaattaaatttatttttcaacaCCGACTTAGATAATGaaaacgatgatccaacggtcagattctcaCGGATCGTCTTTTGAAATCgtctttcacaattatacgatgatcctaCTGTCGGATTCTCACAGATCACCTtttggaatcgtcttttcacaattatacgatgatccaacggtcagattctcacggatcgccttttgaaatCGTCTTTCACAaatatacgatgatccaactgtcggattctcacggatcgccttttggaatcgtcttttcacaattatacgatgatccaacggtcggattctcacggatcgccttttggaatcgtcttttcacaattatacgatgatccaacggtcggattctcactgATCGTCCTTAAGATCATCCTcccaaaattatatgaagatccaacggtcggatcctcacgaatcgccttttgaatcatcttttcacaattataccatgatccaacggtcataTCCTCACgaatcgcccttaggatcatcctctcaaaattatacgatgatccaacggtcgaatcctgatagatcgcctttagaatcatcctcacaaacttatacaacgatccaacggtcggatcctcacggatctcccttatgatcatcctctcaaaattatacaatgatccaacGATCGGATCATCCCAGATCGCATGTAgaatcatcctctcaaaattatatgaagatccaacggttggatcgtcccagatcgcctttagaatcatcctcacaaaattatactacgatccaacggtcggatcctcacggatctcccttaggatcatcctctcaaaattatactaagatccaacggtcggatcctcacggatcgcccttaagatcatcatttcaaaattatacgaagatccaacggttggatcgtcctggatcgcctttagaatcatcctcacaaaattatacaatgatccaactatcagattctcacggatcgccgTTAGGATCattctctcaaaattatatgaagatccaacggttggattgtCCCGGATCACTtgtagaatcatcctcacaaaattatactacGATCCAACGGGCAGATCCTCATGGATagccttttgaatcgtcttttaacaattatatgatgatcaaaCGGTCGGATCATAGGTGATActacgatcaatatatcaaatctacaagtcgatcggacggcttGATCCTCACATATCAAACCCCATTTATGCCAATATATCGAAACTACATTTCGTAACAATTGAAACTACATATTGAAATCCACCACGTTCTCAACCCTTCGGCCAGATTGCTGGGTtgaaaggagagagaagaatcagagagagagcagagaagaatcggagagagaagaga
Coding sequences:
- the LOC112168880 gene encoding uncharacterized protein LOC112168880 yields the protein MTRLNTRSILCEFGIATMEETMMYENVWVDEDVFVNGRCNPRLSASDSFSFNVPYPEKIDRDAWNTQLVPEFANLGFVCPWWNEHEMGCTINPAIDIPRMDVAMRAEESLEGFTTGFSAKTALKILSGDYRLVFRDFDDKISENSVCDRLNQFVDKYEEFMQVVGQQFPCEIKHNEHCIAIVANAQICSIMADLVWEVVISDNYDVQQKLESMLGFYEEIS